AGAGATGTGATGATATTCAAAACCCCGACCACCCATTTTTTTACCTGCGGCGCCTCTGAGGGCCTGACCCAGCTTAATTCCTTTGACGGTGCCCTTCTCGACGCGAAAATCGGCAACACCAACCTGGTCAAGATGAGCTCGATCGTCCCGCCCAGGAGCAAGCTGGTCGAGCCACATCCCCTGCCGCAGGGGGCGCTGATTCCGGTCGCCTACGCCGCCATCACCACCGACATGCCGGGCGAAGTGATTTCGGCCGGCGTCGCTGCCGCCTTCCCGACCGACGAAAATCACGCCGGACTGATCATGGAGTATTCGTCGCGCGGCCACAAGGAAGATATCGAAGCGATTGTCCGCCGCATGGCCGAAGAAGGGATCAAGATGCGCGGCCTCGAGGTCAAGGAGATCCGCTCGATCGCCGTGCAGCACCGGGTCGAGAAGATCGGTACCGCTTTTGCGGCGGTCGTTTTGTGGGACGAAGAATAGCACTTACTTGTCATCCCCGTGAAAACGGGGATCCATTCTTCGAACTTTCAATGGATTCCCGATCAAGCCGGGAATGACTTTACCAATTCTTGAAGGTTTCCTAGCGTCTTTGCGTCATTGCGTTAAAAGGATTTTGTCATGAATGACTGGTATACCGAAAAACACTCCGCCGGCGTCGGCATCACCCTGAAGGTGGAGAAGACTCTGTTCTCCGGAAAGAGCGAGTTCCAGAAACTCGATATCGTCGAGACCACCGACT
Above is a window of Desulfuromonas sp. DNA encoding:
- a CDS encoding arginine decarboxylase, pyruvoyl-dependent, with amino-acid sequence MIFKTPTTHFFTCGASEGLTQLNSFDGALLDAKIGNTNLVKMSSIVPPRSKLVEPHPLPQGALIPVAYAAITTDMPGEVISAGVAAAFPTDENHAGLIMEYSSRGHKEDIEAIVRRMAEEGIKMRGLEVKEIRSIAVQHRVEKIGTAFAAVVLWDEE